From a region of the Falco cherrug isolate bFalChe1 chromosome 9, bFalChe1.pri, whole genome shotgun sequence genome:
- the LOC102050016 gene encoding lipase member K-like, whose protein sequence is MWLALALTSVVHGMVSGRCLFNFPYSKNPEARMNISEMVSFWGYPSEEYDVLTEDGYILQLNRIPYGRKNAGSQDAGYDVWIGNSRGNTWSKRHLVLSPKWEEFWAFSFDEMAKYDLPATINFIEQKTGQKQLYYIGHSQGTTIAFIAFSTMPQLAQKIKMYFALAPVATVIFVQSPFKKLAFFSEYGLKEMFGTKEFLPHTALGELVLSKFCACSKTCKSVLSMLFGFNWSNVNMSRVDVYAAHSPAGTSVQNVIHWLQGVQSGALRAYDGGSMYNSLRYRQVGPPRYDVKNMKVPTAIWSGGVDCLADPRDVALLLPLVKNLVHHKVIPQWNHLDFLLGLDATEVLYQEIVDIMKRHP, encoded by the exons ATGTGGCTGGCTCTAGCTTTGACATCCGTGGTCCATGGGATGGTATCTGGGCGATGCCTCTTTAATTTTCCATATTCTAAGAATCCAGAAGCACGGATGAACATT agtGAAATGGTCTCCTTCTGGGGATACCCCAGTGAGGAGTATGATGTGCTGACAGAAGATGGCTATATCCTTCAGCTAAACAGAATTCCTTATGGGAGAAAAAATGCTGGAAGCCAAG ATGCTGGCTATGACGTTTGGATAGGCAACAGCAGAGGGAACACTTGGTCCAAGCGACATCTGGTCCTGTCTCCCAAATGGGAGGAATTCTGGGCTTTCAG ctttgATGAAATGGCTAAATATGACCTCCCAGCAACTATAAATTTTATTGAACAGAAAACAGGACAGAAGCAGTTATATTATATTGGTCATTCACAAGGAACCACTATAG cttttatagCCTTTTCCACTATGCCTCAGCTGGCTCAGAAAATCAAGATGTACTTTGCTTTAGCACCTGTGGCCACAGTTATATTTGTTCAAAGTCCATTTAAAAAGCTCGCATTCTTTTCTGAGTATGGGCTTAAG GAGATGTTTGGCACCAAAGAGTTCCTACCGCACACTGCCTTGGGTGAGCTGGTCCTTTCCAAATTCTGTGCCTGCTCAAAGACCTGCAAGAGCGTCTTGTCTATGCTCTTTGGATTTAACTGGAGTAACGTAAATATG AGCCGAGTAGATGTGTACGCAGCACACTCCCCAGCAGGGACTTCAGTACAAAATGTAATCCACTGGTTGCAG GGAGTTCAAAGTGGTGCACTGAGAGCATATGATGGTGGGAGCATGTATAACAGTCTTCGCTATAGACAG GTGGGTCCACCACGCTATGACGTGAAGAACATGAAAGTGCCGACGGCCATATGGAGCGGTGGCGTGGACTGCCTGGCTGATCCCCGGGACGttgccctcctgctccccctggTTAAGAACCTGGTCCACCATAAGGTGATTCCCCAGTGGAACCACCTGGATTTCCTGCTGGGGCTTGATGCAACTGAGGTTTTGTACCAGGAAATTGTCGACATAATGAAGAGGCATCCATAA